In Capsicum annuum cultivar UCD-10X-F1 chromosome 7, UCD10Xv1.1, whole genome shotgun sequence, one genomic interval encodes:
- the LOC107878780 gene encoding uncharacterized protein LOC107878780, with product MDSPQSVVSPFKGSSVFVDSEKQGNEFFSKNPSGLSHGITAHREEANMEDFIGVLDVYVHQARDIHNICIYHKQDVYAKLCLTSDPESAVSTQTINGGGKSPVFNENVRLSVRTIKCSVKCEIWMMSRVKNYLEDQLLGFALVPLSEILATNGKLEKEFSLSSTDLFHSPAGFVQLSLSYNGTSPEVIEIPAFPISAETDASRPDIEAHKSLPNEFDKIEFPDPKIVNENNLMVSEYFSIPGTNLDCQSSDSLVSSDTENQLSPEVDVHMENVPSEVANFRQYPKRDSPPSSISTIDSPSALHPASSQSSETQGASKSPGEEYASASKECPTGKNNFGNSESNISESKTGNAFPKPLVIEPEQKVVQQDIVDMYMKSMQQFTESLAKMKLPLDIEKGTTSSGNSSSDQTSQTPKSTGSRVFYGSRAFF from the coding sequence ATGGATTCTCCACAGTCTGTTGTGTCACCATTTAAGGGTTCCTCCGTTTTCGTCGACTCTGAGAAGCAGGGCAATGAATTTTTCAGCAAGAACCCTTCTGGCCTATCCCATGGAATTACTGCTCATAGAGAGGAGGCCAACATGGAGGACTTCATTGGTGTTCTTGACGTGTACGTACATCAGGCTAGAGATATCCACAACATCTGCATTTACCATAAACAAGATGTTTATGCAAAACTTTGCCTTACGAGTGATCCTGAAAGTGCAGTCTCCACTCAGACCATTAATGGCGGTGGGAAAAGTCCAGTCTTCAATGAAAATGTAAGGCTCAGTGTTCGTACGATAAAATGTTCTGTTAAATGTGAGATATGGATGATGAGCAGGGTGAAGAATTATTTGGAAGATCAGTTACTGGGCTTTGCACTAGTCCCCCTATCTGAAATCCTTGCGACAAATGGAAAGCTAGAAAAAGAGTTCTCTCTATCGTCGACTGATCTCTTTCACTCCCCAGCAGGATTTGTGCAGTTGTCCCTTTCTTACAATGGAACTTCACCTGAAGTGATTGAAATTCCTGCATTTCCTATTTCTGCAGAAACTGATGCATCTCGGCCAGACATCGAAGCACATAAGTCCCTTCCAAACGAGTTTGACAAAATTGAGTTCCCAGATCCTAAGATTGTTAATGAAAACAATCTTATGGTCTCCGAGTACTTCAGTATACCAGGCACTAATCTAGACTGTCAAAGCTCGGATAGCTTGGTCTCTTCTGATACAGAAAACCAGCTCAGCCCAGAAGTCGATGTCCATATGGAAAATGTTCCAAGTGAAGTTGCTAATTTCCGCCAATATCCAAAGCGTGATTCGCCTCCCAGCAGCATATCAACCATCGATTCTCCATCAGCTTTGCATCCCGCAAGCTCTCAGTCCTCCGAGACCCAAGGAGCTTCCAAGTCTCCAGGGGAAGAATATGCATCAGCTTCTAAAGAATGTCCCACaggtaaaaataattttggaaattcCGAAAGCAACATATCAGAAAGCAAGACTGGCAATGCATTTCCAAAACCATTAGTCATTGAGCCCGAGCAAAAGGTTGTGCAACAGGATATTGTGGATATGTACATGAAAAGTATGCAGCAATTTACCGAGTCTCTGGCAAAGATGAAGCTTCCACTCGACATTGAAAAAGGGACAACCAGTTCTGGTAACTCAAGTTCAGATCAGACATCGCAAACACCCAAGAGCACTGGCTCGCGGGTGTTCTATGGCAGCAGAGCTTTTTTCTGA